Part of the Antechinus flavipes isolate AdamAnt ecotype Samford, QLD, Australia chromosome 2, AdamAnt_v2, whole genome shotgun sequence genome is shown below.
ccccagccttgGATTAAAGCCTCTTTCTCCCGAGAGCTCCAAGAGcgcaaacttttttgttttgttttgtttagcaaACGTTCATTTCTTAGGCAAATAACCCCGACTGCCCAGAGCAAATCAACTCCGAGCCCGCGAGTCACCAGCCCAAAGCTCTTTTGCATGTCTGGAAGCTGGCAAGGGCCAGGGCATCTGCCGAGGCGCCTGGGACTTGTAGTCGACTACTGGAGTTGGCGTGTCCGGGAAGCCGACGGTGCTCCCCGAGCTCGGCTCTTGGCCGTCAGCGTCCGCTCGGACTGGTTGTAGCAAAGCGGGGATTATGGAGAGCTGGGGGTCCCGGAAATCTCTCCGCCTCTTCAGGAGCCCAGTACCTACGGCCGGGTCTCGCGCCGCCTGAAGCAGGCAAAGCGTTCGCAAATTACCTCATGGATGATCCGGCTGCAGAAAGGGGAGCGTGATTATACTCATTACAACTTGCAAACGCTTccgttctttctttttttcttaggaGTATTGAAgctatctatgtatgtgtatcacctttctctttcttccttttttgtgttaAGTCGTGGTACTATGTGTCATgtacctttctttcttcattagaGCTGTGTGTgtagcttctttttcttttgttcttataacttccttccttctttccttctttccttcctccctccccgcttctttctctcttccatctctggATGTGCATCTATCTCCTAGTGTACCTGAACTAAGAAGACCCGAGTCCCAGGCCTGTGTCTGCTTCTTGGAATACACTAGTTCCACAAGATTTTCCAAAAAGGCACTAACACCTTTGGGGCATTCTTTGTGCCTCACTTGCCTTCCCTGTAAAATGTCAGACAGGAGATGATCTTTGACGCCTCTTACAATGGAAAATTCTATGACTCCAAATTTGAGGAATCCCTCCCTTTGAAAACCCAGGGCTCCCTTCCACTTCCCCGCAGACTTTCATTTTTCACTCATCATGTGTACTAGATCCCAAGCTGCAAAACCCCGTCATTCACCTGGTGTCCTCTAGAAAGCTGTGTTCTTTGGACCGGCCTCGAAGGGACTGGACAGAACAAGATAGGGCAGGGCAGGGCTGGGTCAGGGACTACGTTTCCCAGCGGTCGCTGGGCCCAGGGGCGGTCTGGAGGCGGGGCGAGGGCGTGTCCGAGGGCGGGAGCGGGGCGGTGCTGCCTACAAAGAGCCGGGACGGCCACCGGGGTGGCGATACCCCTGCTGCGCGAGGGCTGTGTTCGCGAGTTGCGCCGGTGCCCCGGACGTCTCTCTTCTCCTCGCTGCGTGTGCCTGGGGCCCCTCGCACCACCTGCTTCTCACTTCCCCGATGCACTGAACTTGGAGAAAACAGTCGGCTTTTCGTTACCTCTTGAAGAGGAAGCAGACGCACTTTGGAGGAAGACTTTTTTCGGGGGCGAAAGGGGTGGTGGGTGCGCACGGCTCACCCGAGCGCGGCTTCCCCGGGGCCCCCGGGCTCCGTCTGGCCGCGGCCCCGGCGCGGATGCTCCTCCAACAGGCGCCGTGCTCGCTGAGCGGCGGGCGGCCCCCGGCCGGCACCATGCACACCCTGCAGAAGGATACCACGTTCACCAAGATCTTCGTCGGGGGGCTGCCCTACCACACCACGGACTCCTCCTTGAGGAAGTACTTCGAGGGCTTCGGGGACATCGAGGAAGCGGTAGTCATCACCGACCGCCAGACGGGCAAGTCCCGGGGCTATGGCTTTGTAAGTGACCCGCGCCCCCGCTAGATACCAATTCCTTCCCTCCCCGACCTCCCTTTGGAAGCCGAAAACTCTAGGCTTGGAAGTGATCAAGCTGTGTGTTGGTTCTCGCCGTCTCGACCTCCCTGGTCACGCGTGCCTTTCCTTTGAGACTGAACTTCGGAAGGttttaaacaaatacatttaTACTCTCAGCCGTTTGCCCCAGGGTACTGGCATCCTCCTCGTAGTACCTGTCATCCGGACTGGGCCTCCCAGTCTCTatctcccctcctactttcctcccACCCGCTCCctacctcccttcttccctcccccaccttcttATCTGTAACCTTTCAGCTGGAGCTCTGTTTGCGTCTCTGTAAACTAGTGAGCCGTTCGCCCTTCCGTCTCTAAACTCGACGCAGACCCCAGCTTTTCAGCcgtccccctcctcctccccacccccactgtgCCTGTCTCCCCCTGAACGCTATAGAGCCCAACCACGGAGACCCTTCCCGTGACTCCTTGGGCGGTGAGCAGCTCTGGGGCTGAGTATCTTCCCTGGTTCCCTGCACCTGCAGGTAGCTCACAGCACATTTTCCTTTCAGAACAAACTCAAGACTTGCGaagaaagtttgttttttttttttttagtttatatgCAGTCACCCCTCTTAGTTCTTCGAGAGGCccttggagggagggggaagagttgTCACCTCCATGGTCTCCACCCCAGTGTTCTCTCCCAGAGAACTTGGAAGAGAAAGGACACCATGTCCAAGTTTATTCTTTATTCCCAAGCCGACCTCCTAAGTGTTGTATGACACCGTGTTTTGCTGGCAAGCCTTTCCCTCCCTGTGGGAGAAGTTGGGAGACTTGGTGGGATGGAGCAGCCTCTCACTTGAATTTGGAGACCTGCTGACTTtggtttctttcctctccttattTGTGAtgcttttgagtttcagaattacCCAAATATCTTGTCCCACTGGTGCCTTTTGTTAGATGAACAACCAAGGTGCTTCTTTTTGTCCTTGTTCTCCCCAAACTAAGGGTTTGGGGCTggatttgggttttgttttgttttttttttttttgcattgtggaCAATGCTCAGTGGCAGGTAGGAAAGTCTGAGGAACTATCCCAGTGGGCCTTGGGTAAAGCTGATGTGGAAAGGAAAAACACCTGGAGCTCCCTTTGGAGTGAGCTTCCTTCTTTGCTTACTCATCCCACTTGAGAGTGAGtattaaaatggaaagattttatATTACAGAGAAGACCTGTGTGGGTAGGACCTTTGTGAACTCATGTGCTTCATTCCAGGTTACAATGGCAGACCGAGCTGCAGCAGAGAGAGCTTGTAAAGACCCCAACCCCATCATAGATGGCCGGAAAGCAAACGTTAATTTGGCATACCTGGGAGCCAAGCCAAGGAGTATTCACACTGGTGAGAGGAACAaccttgatttgtttttcttcctccatttttttctactCACATTACTATATTCAACATACTTATCGATGGCAGAGTATAAAATGCACGTTCATGGGCTCTGCCTCATGTTGCCATTGAACAAGCTTGGTTATTTTAATGttccccaaagtcagagagcCCAGTCGTCACTTTGGCATTTGTACTCAGGTCAGAGTCAGAAACTCTTTTTGAAAAGTAAGCCCTACATTTAGGAAAAGCCCACTGAAGCCAAAACAGAACTTGAACCAAAAACTTGAACTTTTAGGGGAGCATATGAAAGAAGGCTGAATGAGAAGTGCAGAAATCTAGCGTGAAATCCCTATATTCCATTTATGAGACATGTGACTAGAGGGCAACTCTGAGCCTTAAGTATCCTTaagaattaaaaggaagaaaataattcccctGCCTGTTGCTGGGGAGTATGTAGTGTAGAAGCATGAGTGGTTGCTGTTATTGTTCTCCAGAGCTGTGTTACTTCctctagaaaatgaaaagagaaagaagagagagtttTTTTATACCTACCTCGGAAGCTAAATAGTGTGACCAGCTCTACCTAGAGGAGATCTGTGGCTGGATTGGGACATTGTCTAGATTTCTCTTTTGAGTTGAGAAAGGCATGTTAATAAAGGACTCGTGTAAGATAGCTTGTGCTTAAATCTAGtgagtatatacacacatgtgcaagCAACTTAATAATCACCTTCAGTATTTCCTCTTAtacttccaaaattatttttttctaggttttacAATTGGTGTTCAGCAGTTACACCCCGCTTTTATCCAGAGATCTTATGGGTAAGtgaatataactttttttatgGGAATGGAGGGGATAGGAGGACAGAATAATTTTTACAGAGTAGGAGCAAatccatttattttctgttttttttttctttttaaagaaggtAGCAATCCATTCATCCTGAAATTCTCCAGTTTAAATGGTGCATTTGTACTCTGGTTTTATTGTGATTTAAAAACTATTTACTCTCATTTTATTCACAAACTGCCTAACTCCCTCTGCTAAAGAATTAAGACCACTTTCTCAAGGATTcagaaatttgaaactatgagAACTAGGGAGGAAAAAATCCAGGCAGAGCCCAAGACTACGAAAATAGACTCCTTGATCAGAAGTGCTTCTTCCATGTGTGACTGCAGGCTGACCACACCCCCAAAGCCTTTTCAGGGCAGCCTCAGCACAGGTTCTAATGCTCAGTGAGATGACAGGCTACATATGAAACCAAGTCTGATAGTAAATGAAAGTAACATTAGGTCAAAAATTGATTTTGGCCAGATGTTATACAGAGACTGAATCCCCTATGTAAAGGGGTCTATTGTCTGCCCCCTTTCAATAGCAGATCCCATCCCTGCTCAGCCCTCATTCTGTACATCTAATAGGGTCTGGCAGCTGTTCGGAAAAAGGACGAGTGTACTTCAAGAGAATAATAGACCCTGTCATACCACTTTCATTCAAGTGCCTAATGATTGATGTAGGTCTCTTTGTACCATTGCAGAAAGAGAATATTGATAggggttttcttttttgaggGACGTTGGTCGGGGGTGGGGCGTGTGTGTGTCAAGGCTTACAGAGcaaaataggctttttttttttatttttttttatgagcaCCAGGCTACCTTTCTCCAACTGAGTCCACGTATCATATCCTTGGAAAAAGTAGTGTCATTTCAGTTCCAATGAATCACGGGTACTCATATTGGGAAGAGTTCATCCACTTCGGCCGATATCTAAACTGAGAGCTCTTTCATAACCTTCTTGATAAGCActcatataatttctatttaaagACTTTTTGTAATAGGGAGCTCATGACATCTGCCTTCTAGACCATAGTGTTATATGCTGCTCTCCCACATATACACCATATATTATATAGCATCCCTAGCATATAAGACTTAAAATGATCTAGAAAGGAAATAGGTTGAATGGTAGAGAGTAGGAGTTGAGATAATGCTATGTCATGGAAAAAGCCCTAGGCCTTCAATTAGGATTTCAGCCCAGGCTCAACTGGTGAGCCACTTAATCTctaaaccttagtttcctcatctgtaaagtaggaggCAACAATTCTTTCCCTGCATATCTCCCAGGgctattataaggatcaaatgaagtgaAGGATGGTTATTATGAAATGGAGGGGAGACTGAGGAagccctttcccttctcctttgggTTTCTGATCTCATAGTGTTCTGTCCTTAGGTAACCAAGGGGGGAAAAGTAGGTTACGGATTTAACCTTGTATAATTGTGCAAGTGACTGTTGATATGTTTTTGTCCCTGTCCTCCGGCACCAGCATTTTGTTACTAATTCATGGGCACTTGCCTTTTGCTGCATATGACAACGTGGACTCTAAATTATATATTAGTTGCCAAGGGACAATAAGGGGAGGAGTGAATTTGAAGAGGAGGCTTGAGCACTGAGTAGGTGGATGGAGAATCAGCTGGCTCTTTATTTGCAAGGATCAGTAAATCAGGAACTGTGCTGCCTTCTGCTCTGgtggtttttttcagtcactGAAAGTACAGTTAGAGAGGGGTGGGGCGGGGGGAGGAAGAGTTCGTGTGTCTGTCCGTGTGACCCTGAGCTGCTAATAACCCCATGCCTGGTTTCCTAGGCAAGCGATCAGGTGTTTGCTCGATGAGCCCGAAGAGTCAGCGCCCTTTTTGTCTTTCCCCAAacaattggggaaaggaaagcagTCTGACTCAGCTTTGCTTTTGTCTGCCTGGAAAAGCTACACGCTGAACGAAAAGGTCTGATAATTTGACGATGGGTGTGGGGGTGAGGGGTAGCTTGGCACTGGGTCAGTCTGGGCCGACCCTCGGGCAAGTGAATAAACCGCTCGCGGCTGCCCCTTGTGCTGGGTGCCTCTCAGATAACTTCTCAGTCTCTACCCTGAGTTAAGTAGAGCATgttaataatatatttgaaagaatccttgaattttttttttaagacttcagTGCTATTTCTTTTGTTGTATGAGTCTGGGTCAGTTTGTtccatgaacatttattaagtatctattatatgtgtgtatagggcCTATGTGGACATTTGTAGATCGCatgtatagatgtgtgtgtgtgtatgtgtgtgtgtttgtgaataCATTAGGGtgcaaggagaaaggaaaaaaaaaacgcCAAATAGATTCTGCTCTCAATGAACTACATTCTTATGGGGGAAGTGAATAAGCACCTATATGGagtctactatgttccaggctttttacaaacatctcatttcatcctctcaACAACTCAGGataatagatgctattattttccccattttacagttgaagaaactaagacaaacattaagtgacttgctcagggtcacaatgCTAGTGAAtttctgaggctgggtttgaactcaggtctttcttaccCTTAATCTACTGAACCACTAGATCCCTCCAATAAAAAGATATAACTTTACAAAGTCCatatgatataatggaaatgaTAGTGACTTCAGAGTCAGAGGAGCTGGGAATCAATGGAATCAAGGTAACATAAAAACATTTGAGGAAAGAGGGAGCAGTAACAACTAGGGAAATCAGAGAAGGCTTCTTGGAAGAAAGTGGCATTTGAATAGAACTCAAGGAAAATACATTTCTACAAGTTGGAAATGAAAATACATGCTAGGTGCTGGAGACAACTTTTGTCAAGCTGTGGAGGCAGGAGAAGATATATTGAGTTCAGTGACTAGTTAGTCTAGTTTGCCTGAGAGTCCATGAAaggaaagaatgtgaaataagGTTTGGAGCCAggtaaaagtttatattttaggCATATACATGCTGCCTTATTCCCAAAACATACTAGTTCCATGGAGACAagaacagtttctttttttttttttaatagctttcatGGTTGGTGTaggtgcttgttgattgattgattctgcaggtcattttaaaaattaaatttttcccagttaactagaatctatcttctttcttctttctcttccctgtcttcctctgctgaaaaagaaagaaaaacaaaactcagaaTGGATATGTATAGTAAAGCAATACACATTCTTTTACTAAGCTGTATTAAAAAGTAGACCTGCCTTTCCTTGCATTCTGAGTCCATCCCCTCAAATAGGAAACGCTTTAACTCCATATGTAAGTGCACAGGCTGTCTGTTATCTTTTATTCTCACTTCATGACCAATCCATCTTTTCTGATCATATTTTCTCAATGATCTCTCCTAtatcatttctaatacataaGTCACTGTATTATGCTTATAAGGTagttataatacaaaatatacataaatacattacAAATTTGAGATCCAAATGGGAAAGTGTTATTATTAGGGTAGGGCCCATAAACTTGAATGGGTAGgaaattgcatctttattttcactgattTCTAACTGAAATGGAAACCAAGGCAACacccatttattaagcactcactatgtgccagtcattgagGTATGTTCAAGCAAAAACAAAGGCAagccctgccttcaaggaacttattatCTAATGGGGCAAAGCAATACACAAAAGGGAGCTGCAAAGGGGTAGGTGCTGAGGCAGCAAGTGTTGAAGCAAGGAAAGCCAGAATGAAGGTTGGCTGACACAGGCCCCTCTCCCCAACAGATGCCCCCAAATGGACTCACCAAAGGGAGAAGGGGGCTGGCAGGGCTGAAGAggctccagggtcagatggatagGATGAGATTATGGATGAAGCTTGATCTCCAGAAAGTCATACAGCTGGGAAGGTGATGAAGACTGGCTATCTGTGGCCTCTTCCTCTAAAAAGAGGCCCGAGGAGAACTCACCAGTGGGAGAAAGGGCTGCGGGAGAGCAGAAGAAAAGTTCCTTCaagtatgaatttttaaaaaataatgtattatcCATTAGTTTTACCAGatgcctccttcctttcccctacccttCAGAAGGTACTTTTCCTCTCCTAAGGGCATCAAGGAAGGTGTACTGTTGAAGGTAGCATTTAAGTTGGGTAGGACTTACTAGGATAGGTGATCTTTTTACAACAGAGAAAAACTGTTAATATGTAAATCATAATCCTTTTGATCAACACaagtgtggtacagtggaaaatgCACAGACTCTGCCATCAAAGTTTTGCTTTCAAAACTTCTGACATTAATGAAAGGTGATAGAGTCCTTTTCAGTTCCagatctgtgattctgtgatcacAAGAGATCAAGTTATGGTTAAGTTTTGGTTTGTTTACAAAGTTAAAAGAAGGGGCCTTTAGAGATTAAGTATCTTATCAGGCTCCTTCATTTTTACTGATCTGGAGATGAATCCCAGAGAGCTAATATCTTGCCccagtttattaatttattaagctctaagttgactttttttttaaacactttttaaagagttctatTGGGTGTGAAACTTAGTACAGGTATTTCTGGGGTAAAAGCCCAGGAGTCTTGAACAACCCTGAGCAGAATAACTGAACTGAGGCTGGAATTGATTCTAAGACCACAGAGAGTATAGAATACTGGCCCACAGAGTCTCTTTTGCCATGCAGTAAAAACATAAAATGAGAGAAGCCCAAAGCTCCGTGAATAGGGTAATCATCCAGGTGGAGGGCTGTACTTGGCATAGGCTTAGTCCTTCAAAGTTCTCCCAGGTGCATCAGCAGTCAGAGACAAAGGGAGCCTCAGGAGCATGAGGTGTATTTTTGGCCTGGAAGCTCTTAGAAATATATTTGTAGATGTTTTCTCCAAAAAGTGGAGTTCTGCTCATGAGggtccaggaagcctttcccaactctGAAGCCAGCAGTGGATCCCCCTGGGTTTTGTTCTGAAGGGCTGGGGGGAAGAAGCAGGATATGGAGCTCCTCTCAAAAGCTCAGggtctttccttcctcttctctgtaAAAACTGCTCCCTTGgagcagaaaggagaaaaataaagatggaaggaaatcaACTTTTATCTCTCTTCTGTGGTGACACTCTCAAAACAGTCATATGGGTTGTTTTTACTTTCAGGATGCCTTTGACAAGCAGTGTCCTTGTACCCCTTTTCCCcgcctctcctcctcctcccaaccCTGCCCCCCAGTTTCCTGTTTTACAGCTTATCCGAAGCAAAGGTGGGGGGCCAGGGGCACAGCCCTTCTCCATCAGGAGCCACCCTTGGGGGCAGCCTCACCCTGCACCTGCTGTTTGCCAGGCCCAGTAACAGAAAAgagggtggtttttttttcccctttcttttgcaGTTATTTTCAGCAGTATTTTCCAAGGGCTTGTTCCCAAGCCCAGGCCCCTCCCCATCCCCTACTGGCCTACACGCTTGCACTTCAGAAATATTTCCTCTTGTGCTGGGTGTGAAAGAACACCCAGGCCTGAAGCTTCAGGAGACTGCCTTTCCAGCTTGGCCCTAGACACGCAAAATAGGGAGTTTTATTTAGAAATCCTGCACACAGGGTGGTGGAGGAGTTGCTTGGCGTTCAGGCACCATTGGGCATTGGCAACAGATGGGAAACCTGTCAGGCCCGCCGCCTTGTTCCCACCAGACCCCAGAGAGTAAAGATTTGGCAAAGGCCACTTGGAACTCACTCACCATGGTGGAGGCTATGGTAGAACATAGGGAGGCGTGAAGGAACGAGAGGCAGAAGGGCTCAGCATCTGAAAATGGGCATTTTAGAGCCAGCAGGAAATCATTGGAATTAGGGTTAAGGGTTAGTGACAGGTACAGAGATCATGGAGAAGCTATCCCAGGTAATTAGGAAATAGGTCATTGGGAAGATAACCTAGAATTTTGAGCTAGATCTTAGAGATTTGTTAGCTGTGGGCCTCGGGTTCCAAATCTAATGTTTtttggaagtgtgtgtgtgtgtgtgtgtgtgtgtgtgtgttttaaactATAATATCACCATAATGTGTTGTAGCTCGTCCATTTTATTGCTTCTGAGATGATTACTGGTACCCAGTGGGATGTAGGTCCTTTCCTTGGCTGTACTTTTTACAGCCGCATCTCTGCAATGAGATAGGAGGAACTACCCAGGCCCTGGCAGAATCATCCCCTTAATGGCTTAACCAGTCTTCTCTACCCCCCAATCTAGATCCACTTGGGTAAACATGCATTCATATGTATTAAACATTCTGTTTAAATTAAACATTTGtttaatggatgaatgaaaaagcattactGTTAAGCactgaggcagctaagtggttcaatgaatagaacactgtatttagagtcaagaagacctgagtttactatctttgtgattctgggaaagtcattggATCTATGTCtgtcagttttctcagcaataatAAGAGTACCTTtttctcaggattgttatgaatctcaaatgaaataatgcttagcatagtacccaACACAtacaaaacattatataaatatttattctctcctCTTCTAAAAACCAACAAGTGTTTGTTGTTGGGAAATAGGATGTAGTAAGGAAAGCACTGGAGTTGGAGtgaaaggacctgggttcaagtgtGACCCGAGGTATGGTTGtggtgccattattattattgaatggTGTAATTTATTTGTTCTTGTTTAATGCTGGAGGTGAGTTGAGGactgtagggggaaaaaaaccattatACCATCTCACACTTTTCAAAAGTTGACAAagcaattttccttattttaattctgaGAGGTAGTCTAAGTCCAGGAAGGATATGTTTCACAGATGAGGTGTTTGAATCTTAGACACGTTAAAGGGCCTTTGCCCAGAGTTGTGATGTTAGTAATTATTGCAGCTGAGATTCAAACTAggtccaggatttttttttcctatgatacCAAATTTCCTTCCTAAGTCTTGACTAGTAGGAAGTTAAAATTCAGTGTGAAAGGCAAGGAGGGCTGCCTAGGAAAGTGGTGAAGCTAGATGACCATTTATTGGGAATATCATAGGGCACATTTGTTTGGAGGCCGGACTTCATGGACTCTAACGTTCCTTTCAATTCTAAGGTTCTGTCACTCATGACACAAAATCAAACAGTACCAAATAAGGCACGTCACATCAACAAGCATGTATCAAGTGCcatctatgtgccaggcactatgctgagaagcattttgcaaacatcaaagggctgtataaatgctagctgtgaGGGTTACTAAATCTTCCGCCTATGTCTGTTGTCTATCGTCTGTCTATCAGAGCAGTAGGCGTTCAGTGGAGGTTACTGAGAAATGGAAGAACAGAGAGGTTAAAATATCTTAACCTAAAGTCTTGCAGTAGATTTAAGAAGGGAATTTGTTACTTTACTTTCCATGAGGCAGCTGTCTTCAAGCATTTAAaaagcttccttctccttctcttccatctccctgtcttcccttctccagaCTTATTCCCATTTCCCTTCAATATCTTAGACATGATCTTTGGGCCTTTCACCATCCTCTCCCTTCATTTCATCCATTGTCTTCTCTAAAATGGTGTTCAGTACTCCCGGTGGGGTCTGAGCAGGCCGTGTTATAGCAGAACCATCATCTCCCTCATCCTAGCCCTGATCCCCTTCTAATTGCAGCCCAATGTCAAATTAGCTTTGTGATGCCGTAGCTCACTTTGACTCATGTAAAACTTTACAGGTCACTCAACCCCCAGGTAGTTTTATCTGAATCATTTAGCTATATGTGTCCCCCCATCTTGTCCGTGACATTGATTTTGGAACCCAAGTACGACTTTATATCtgtctattaaatttcatcatagAGTCAAGCTTATCAAGACTTTGTGACTTCTGGCATTCACTGTGTTGTATAATACTATTTTAAGTTAATGTTTCTGATAAGTGTATAAACGTGTCATTTATGGCTTAATCAAAGTCATAGATATCAATGTTAAAATTCACAGATTTCTGGGATATAACAGTAGAAACTTCCTTCAAGGTTGACTTTTTCTTTGGACTGTTTTTAATGGTACCAGGAGCCTCCCAATGAAGACGTTTTCTTTAATGATGCTTTttgattgttcagtcatttcaattgtgtctaactccTCTGTGATCCCATTAGGGATTTTCTTTGTGAAATTAAAGtggtttcttattttcttctccagctcattttacaaatgaggaaactgaggcaaataggattaagtgacttgcccaggccagatttgaattcaggaagaggagttcTCTTGACTTTAGacatggtgctctatccactgtaacaccTGGCTGCTCTTTAACAATGCTAATAAGCAGCTATTTTGTGATTTAGTTTTGAGTTGCCTAGAGAACAGAGAGATTCACCCAgtcataaaatagaattttaacccaaatctttctgtctctgaggcCAGCTGCCTATCTACTACACCACACTGCCTTCTTTAGATTTCATCACACCATGAATGATTGCCCTGGGAGGTCCTGAAATAAGACCACTTTGAAATCTATGTAACTTTACTATAATCTGACTCACATCTTCCCATTTTCTACCATAATAGCTTTGTTCAGATGAGATTTAGAAAAATCCTAATAGAGTTTTCCCAGATGGACCGGTCAAGTAATCAAAGTGACTTTTTCTTGATCAA
Proteins encoded:
- the RBM38 gene encoding RNA-binding protein 38, translated to MLLQQAPCSLSGGRPPAGTMHTLQKDTTFTKIFVGGLPYHTTDSSLRKYFEGFGDIEEAVVITDRQTGKSRGYGFVTMADRAAAERACKDPNPIIDGRKANVNLAYLGAKPRSIHTGFTIGVQQLHPAFIQRSYGLTPHYIYPQAIVQPSVVIPAPVQSIASPYIDYTTASQAYTQYTTAAYDQYPYASSPAAGFVGYGYTSAVQAPLATTNPAAATTTFVQYQPPQLQPDRMQ